The Apis mellifera strain DH4 linkage group LG3, Amel_HAv3.1, whole genome shotgun sequence genome includes the window TTTTTGcttttgttttctatttacAATTACGATAACTGAAAGGTCTAAAGCTACGAGTTCTCTTTCATTCTCACTCATTCTTTTCTTACTCTATTATCATAGAGTTGTAAGTGTCCgactatttacaatttttacagaatatttctctcttaatATACAGAATGTGTTGGTTTACACAATTGGATTAcacaacaatttaataaacgttTATTTAAATCCCTTACAATAGAAATTGTAAGGAATCACGCGACTTAATTGTACACAATTAATcccattttatttctcatttaaaaagataaaaattatcattcccTATTTCTCTTGAAAATCGATCGTACAATTagggaaagaataaaatattaatattaaatatttaacattcgtTGCAGAGATGTATTaacttgttttaaataattaataaaattttctaaattataataataataataataataatattaaagaaaacttGTTCGAACGAGGCTCGTTTTTCGTCAAATGGGACGTATCGTGCACATATAGTCTCTAATAATACTATACTAAGAATGTAAAAAcctaaaaacttttctttctttatattagttacaataaataagcaacgtatatgatttttttctttttaagttttacgattatataattatatcacggATTTACTGGTTCTGAAATTGGTGCATACGCGCGCCAATTGTACGGTggaaatcgttgaaaaaatgaaaagaaaagaaaaaaaaaaaaaaaaaaaaaaaaaaaaaaaagtaaaataaagtaaaataaacagtaaaaaataaaaaaagtaaatcatgatatttgaaaaagttttagcgacattaattaatttggataaaaattgttagaatTTGGTTGTTGTACTCAATTCTCTGTTCAGGATGACCGTTTTCGAGGTAGGAACATCTCTATTTGGTGAATACATGTCGACAAcctatcttaaaaaataaaatggcgcTTTCGCAAGGATATGCATAAATACTTctcgatatacatatatatatatatatatatatatatatatatatatatatatatatatacatacacacacatatacatatatacatatatatcgttGGAATTAAATGTCGCACGTGTAAAAACGTATGATGCGCAGTCAGTCCTTAAATTCgaataagaggaaaaaaaagaagaaaacacaTTTGAcagtataaaaaaatgcaaCAGCTAACACATTTAAACAATACTTCATCGATTCGTAACAAAAACTCCGATAACCGATATAGAACACGTTAtagagattataataaaatgatcgtCTATTATATTGTACGTGTATGATAAACGTACGtcgttttccttctctttttcaatttgtttatcAATATGTATTGAattgtatgtgtgtatatctGTGATgttacaatttgaaaaaaatcagtaATGCCTTCGTGTctctacaaatttaaaatttacaaataaataatatatattgtatatttctttttttgtgacacaattattatttgctaagaaaaagagaaaaaaatcagaataatattcatcgttaaatataatataatatcataatgtttgagaaatatgttaataagataacagttcttttttttcaatcccatactcgaaaatttttttttcatattttcttaaatcgcTTCTACGAAGCTGCTTTGATTATTCTAAAaacgaattagaaaaatatttctttccagaTCTGTACTATTTTTAtcatagtatttaaaaatttgaaatcaactAATTTACAAGGTATACTATTATTTCTGCAGAGTTCTAATACAAGCGAAAATGCAATCAAtgagaaaatgtatttatcttttaaaatgtcTCGTTCAGatctttttgcatttttctctGTTTTAATGCAGAGATTTATGGACTATCAagcgttttaaaaaatgtacaagTATATATCACGACGTGACAGCGACTCATGACGTACCGTTGTTCTTTTGCATAAGGTTGTCGCATGATGATAGTCTTACTATCTTTTATCCATTGATAATcacacaataatttttcactcaaCATACTGGAAATCTGACTATTCAATTTTGTTGtttgcaataaaattcataagatATCATATCCATAATTTTAGATTCTCATATTTTTTGCTTCTGAAAGTTCTTGGAACTTCGTTCAGAATACATAATATACCAGAAACTtcgagttaataaattttttcataatttacgcATAACTTTGATCTTCTTTGTAACCACAAAAAAATccgttttactttttttttagaaaaacgttcttatatatgtatagctCAATATCGTCacataatatatgattacatatatatatatatatatatacataagagaaaacatatatacatatatatatatatatatatataaccatCTTCGGCTCTACACTTTAAcgtgtgaaaataatttatatttacaagcgTGGTTCAGTATTAGAAATTCACAATAAAGCGTCCTTATTCCGAACTTGTTAATAGATATCGCTCTTCGGATCTCTCTCTCGGAAGAATCCTTTTTCAGTCTTACACTCCCTGATGGTAACGGTCTTCAAATTCACCGTCACGTCTGTAATGAACACTTGATCGGCAACTGGATTCCTTGCATGCCAATAATCCGTACCAGGACTCGAAAGAGGAATATACATGTCTGTTTTCGTAATTTCCGTTTGTTTCACGCTCGatgtattgttattattgttgttgttattgttagtgtggttattattattgttatgacTATGATGCCCATTAACAACAGTTGATAACCTGTTGTTATTCGTGTATGAATCCGTAGGACTGGGTGACTTGTGACCATTCGTATCTACCGCCACAGCTCCGTTCGACTTCTCTTGTTTTTGCTCAGACAAGTGCCTCTTTTTGGTAGGCTGTTCCAGAGGAGTATCTATTTGAGGAGACAAAGGTGCGGGTGGCGCACGTGGCAACGAGGGTGGAGGACCATGAGGCACATCGGCTTCGGCACGCTTTTTCTCTTGTACTGCAGGAGCTGGCGTTGTTGGCATTGCTGGCAGCGGTTCTTCTGGTGTCGACTTCACACTCGATGATGATGGCCTTCTGCCGTTAACCTTGTGACTCTGGAATGAAATTTAGGATATCttaattgttataaagttgttttttattataatttttattataaatatttcataatttcaatgtacaaaaattttcaaaaataaattttaaatgattattatagagaataaattaataacaatttaggAATGTGAATGAATACTTACGTGATAAGAGGGAGATGTTGGATTACTCTTTAGTGGCAATAGTCGAGGAATCTTATTTGGTGGAGGACTTCCACTTGGACTTGTAGTAATAGTAACACCAATTTTTCCCGATTCTTTGCTAAGAACTTCagcttttctttttgtacCACTCGGTTCTCTCCTGGGCAATAGAGGACTATCTACACTGCTATTGGAACTATCTGAATCGACGCTGAAAGCGGATGCCGATAATTCTGGAGCTGTGGGCGATTCGTGCCCATCGAGGGAACTCGGAAGCGTGTCTTCATCAGGTGCAACGGGATTTAGACGAGGAGCAGAAGTGCTACCAGTAGTTGATTCGTCTTGACTATCTTCTCCGACTCTCTCGTCTCCACCTGGTTCTTCTTCAACAACCATGTTGGCCAAAACATGTTCCTGATATacgaggaaatttttaatttcataacgtttatatatattatcatataattcttcaaaaattgtagaaaataataaaacgttatttaattttaaaaaatttaagaatgtaatattatttaatataaatttaattcttaataacgtatttcatttcgatcaaaaatttttaaaattcaatataaatttaattcttaataatgttttatttaatccaaaatttaaaaaatgatcatacttataatttgaaaatatatagatataatagtgAATCATATTACgcggaaatttttataaaattaaaaaattgaaaataatattattttttacagaaatatgaataattatttacactaTATCTAGTATCCCTCCGTCTAGGTCTTCTTGTAGTTACATCTCCACCTTTTTGACTTTCTTcgtataattcgattaatctgACGTCTAAAATGTTCTCTTCAGGTTCCCATGTGTTATATctgtaaagagaaaaattatattcttaatttatttgaagaaatctcataatatttatcagttttatttttcacttacTTTTTGC containing:
- the LOC725474 gene encoding polycomb group protein Pc, with the protein product MDLGDRVYAAERITKKREKRGKVEYFVKWKGWSKKYNTWEPEENILDVRLIELYEESQKGGDVTTRRPRRRDTRYSEHVLANMVVEEEPGGDERVGEDSQDESTTGSTSAPRLNPVAPDEDTLPSSLDGHESPTAPELSASAFSVDSDSSNSSVDSPLLPRREPSGTKRKAEVLSKESGKIGVTITTSPSGSPPPNKIPRLLPLKSNPTSPSYHSHKVNGRRPSSSSVKSTPEEPLPAMPTTPAPAVQEKKRAEADVPHGPPPSLPRAPPAPLSPQIDTPLEQPTKKRHLSEQKQEKSNGAVAVDTNGHKSPSPTDSYTNNNRLSTVVNGHHSHNNNNNHTNNNNNNNNNTSSVKQTEITKTDMYIPLSSPGTDYWHARNPVADQVFITDVTVNLKTVTIRECKTEKGFFRERDPKSDIY